One genomic segment of Rhizobium gallicum bv. gallicum R602sp includes these proteins:
- a CDS encoding glycosyltransferase family protein, giving the protein MLTDWDREGLRCSDPIVGSYGKIGAVKGTYGQIDALDLLSDRNVPVAYRALWSAAPDRFAHAFNHLASKKRLRGRTIVLPPLPPWRVPAFIRSCSVITFLENNFPITFHGPQVPREVLACGTSLILSGEICSKVFFAAELADRTNVLRVGDPNNVAELASVLELAITDREMRASLSHHGKTLSRTIESTALPHDPLIDVIRSM; this is encoded by the coding sequence ATGCTGACCGATTGGGATAGGGAAGGGTTGAGGTGCTCAGATCCGATTGTCGGCAGTTACGGGAAAATCGGGGCAGTCAAAGGTACTTACGGACAAATTGATGCGCTGGACCTTCTCTCGGATCGAAACGTCCCGGTCGCCTATCGCGCGCTGTGGAGTGCCGCGCCTGATCGCTTTGCTCACGCATTCAACCATCTTGCGTCAAAGAAACGGCTGCGAGGTCGAACGATTGTTCTGCCACCGCTTCCACCGTGGAGAGTTCCGGCTTTTATAAGGTCTTGCTCAGTGATCACATTCCTGGAAAACAATTTTCCAATCACGTTTCATGGGCCTCAGGTTCCGCGTGAGGTGCTTGCGTGTGGCACATCGCTGATATTGAGCGGTGAGATTTGTTCGAAGGTGTTTTTCGCCGCCGAATTGGCGGATCGGACAAATGTCCTGCGCGTCGGAGACCCCAATAATGTGGCCGAGTTGGCGTCGGTCTTAGAGCTGGCTATTACAGATCGCGAAATGCGAGCGAGCCTCTCTCATCACGGAAAGACCCTTTCGCGCACAATAGAATCGACCGCCCTTCCGCATGATCCGCTGATTGACGTGATCAGGTCCATGTAG
- the nifW gene encoding nitrogenase stabilizing/protective protein NifW: protein MCRCSADSSPINVNDILERLKGLSAAEEFFAVLGVSYDRKVLDVSRLHIMKRIGQYLAAEDFSDLPDQVIAARARAMLERAYDDFATSSPLTHRIFKVLRDHDPDKPATPGRTFVPLDSFLKPFEKD from the coding sequence ATGTGCCGTTGCTCCGCTGACAGCAGTCCCATCAATGTCAACGACATCCTCGAGCGGCTGAAGGGCCTGTCGGCTGCGGAGGAGTTCTTCGCAGTCCTTGGGGTCTCCTATGACCGGAAGGTTCTCGATGTCTCACGACTCCATATCATGAAACGTATTGGGCAGTACCTCGCTGCAGAGGACTTCTCCGATCTCCCCGACCAGGTGATCGCTGCTCGGGCGCGCGCCATGCTGGAACGCGCCTACGATGATTTCGCGACGTCCTCGCCGCTCACGCACCGGATCTTCAAGGTGCTCAGGGACCACGATCCGGACAAACCCGCCACACCGGGCCGCACCTTCGTCCCGTTGGACTCCTTCCTGAAGCCGTTCGAGAAGGACTGA
- a CDS encoding 4Fe-4S binding protein, whose product MAFRIIASQCTQCGACEFECPSDAIDFKGETYVIDPDKCTECKKTFETQQCAEVCPVPKTCVPAAPSI is encoded by the coding sequence ATGGCCTTCAGGATCATCGCATCCCAGTGCACACAGTGCGGAGCCTGCGAGTTCGAATGTCCCTCGGACGCGATCGATTTCAAGGGTGAGACCTATGTGATCGATCCGGACAAGTGCACCGAATGCAAGAAAACCTTCGAAACGCAGCAATGCGCCGAGGTCTGTCCAGTGCCGAAGACCTGTGTTCCCGCCGC
- the nifA gene encoding nif-specific transcriptional activator NifA: MRQADILLSGIYEISKVLTAHARLEITLANVVNILSSFLQIRHGAIVVLAAEGQPEITATADIPRPSQSADRGVIPKAVIDHIVTTGAPFVIKDVGKSELFQADLQTSRSSGTVPIAFIGVPVKAEKKILGTLSIDRVRNGTTIFPSDEDVCFLTMVANLVGRTIQLHRILNLNGQPLIGEQQKPEKSLIAERSAPGRHPHVKIDGIIGESPALKQVVETVSVVARTNTTVLLRGESGTGKEFFAQAIHELSPRRKKSFVKLNCAALPESVLESELFGHEKGAFTGAIAQRAGRFELANGGTLLLDEIGEISPAFQAKLLRVLQEGELERVGGTKTLEVDVRLICATNKNLEMAVANGEFRADLYYRISVVPIVLPPLRERPGDIPRLAKVLLNRFNKENHSELAFAPSALDVMSQCYFPGNVRELENCVRRTATLARSRTIVPSDFACKNSQCLSSLLWKGIDGSHGGNAIDELAKNNVMPAASPHSARCIGVSPVKACDPNDPGCPAMGSRLTERDRLIDAMEKAGWVQAKAARILGLTPRQVGYALRRHRIEVKKL, encoded by the coding sequence ATGCGCCAAGCGGACATCCTGCTCAGCGGAATCTATGAGATATCGAAGGTCCTGACCGCCCATGCCCGGCTAGAGATCACGCTTGCCAATGTCGTGAACATCCTCTCTTCGTTTCTGCAAATACGGCACGGAGCAATCGTTGTCCTGGCCGCAGAAGGACAGCCCGAGATTACCGCAACTGCCGACATTCCCCGCCCCTCTCAATCAGCCGATCGCGGCGTCATACCGAAGGCCGTAATAGACCATATCGTCACAACGGGTGCGCCCTTCGTCATAAAGGATGTTGGCAAGTCCGAACTATTTCAGGCTGATCTTCAAACGTCTCGGAGCAGCGGCACCGTCCCAATTGCCTTTATTGGCGTCCCGGTAAAGGCTGAGAAGAAAATTCTTGGCACGTTATCGATCGACCGCGTCAGGAATGGCACCACCATCTTCCCCTCCGACGAGGACGTATGCTTTCTAACCATGGTCGCCAACCTCGTCGGTCGGACCATCCAGCTTCATCGCATTCTGAACCTGAATGGTCAGCCGCTTATCGGGGAACAACAGAAACCGGAGAAATCGCTCATCGCGGAGAGGAGCGCCCCGGGCCGGCATCCACACGTCAAAATCGACGGGATTATCGGGGAGAGTCCTGCCCTCAAGCAGGTGGTCGAAACCGTCTCAGTCGTGGCAAGGACGAATACCACCGTGCTTCTGCGGGGCGAAAGCGGCACCGGCAAGGAGTTCTTTGCACAGGCGATCCATGAGCTTTCACCTCGCAGGAAGAAGTCGTTCGTCAAATTGAACTGCGCCGCGCTGCCTGAGAGCGTCCTGGAATCGGAGCTGTTTGGGCATGAAAAGGGTGCCTTCACCGGGGCTATCGCGCAGCGCGCGGGACGCTTCGAATTGGCGAATGGCGGAACCCTGTTGCTTGATGAGATCGGCGAGATTTCGCCGGCCTTTCAAGCCAAGCTGTTGCGCGTCTTGCAGGAGGGCGAACTGGAGCGGGTCGGCGGCACCAAGACGCTGGAGGTTGACGTCCGGCTCATATGCGCCACGAACAAGAACCTCGAGATGGCTGTTGCAAACGGCGAGTTCAGGGCCGACCTTTATTACCGCATCAGCGTAGTGCCAATTGTCCTGCCGCCGCTTCGAGAGCGACCCGGCGATATTCCACGCCTTGCGAAAGTTCTCCTTAACCGATTCAACAAGGAGAACCATAGCGAGCTCGCATTCGCGCCGTCGGCGCTTGACGTGATGTCGCAATGCTACTTCCCTGGCAACGTCCGCGAGCTCGAAAACTGCGTGCGAAGGACGGCCACGCTTGCGCGTTCAAGGACGATCGTTCCGTCGGATTTCGCCTGCAAGAACAGCCAGTGCCTTTCTTCGCTCCTCTGGAAAGGCATCGACGGGTCGCACGGCGGCAATGCCATCGATGAGCTTGCCAAGAACAATGTGATGCCGGCTGCATCGCCGCACTCGGCCCGGTGCATCGGCGTTTCGCCCGTCAAGGCCTGTGATCCGAACGATCCCGGTTGTCCCGCAATGGGGTCGCGTCTGACGGAACGGGACCGGCTGATCGATGCGATGGAGAAGGCCGGCTGGGTTCAGGCCAAGGCGGCTCGTATCCTCGGCCTGACGCCGCGTCAGGTCGGCTATGCTCTGCGCCGGCATCGTATCGAGGTGAAGAAGCTGTAA
- a CDS encoding glycine-rich domain-containing protein, protein MTEATLIGGSGDASSIAAVQQSPSVDDKTTGAPHRYAQGDAFVQDALRRTAVAERFDLSLVLARYRREYGFSQAVAKDHRRELVRFLALCATARQYGRSYGMMGAIDGLWHMFIIFTREYA, encoded by the coding sequence ATGACTGAAGCAACACTCATTGGAGGCAGCGGTGACGCGTCAAGCATCGCGGCTGTCCAGCAATCCCCATCGGTTGACGACAAAACCACAGGCGCTCCGCACAGGTACGCCCAAGGCGACGCGTTCGTTCAAGACGCTTTGCGTCGGACCGCAGTCGCGGAACGATTCGATCTTTCTCTTGTGCTCGCGAGGTACCGGAGAGAGTACGGCTTCTCACAAGCCGTCGCAAAGGACCATCGACGCGAACTTGTCCGTTTTTTGGCGCTCTGCGCGACCGCCCGACAGTATGGCCGCTCATACGGGATGATGGGCGCAATCGATGGGCTATGGCACATGTTCATCATCTTCACTAGAGAGTACGCTTGA
- a CDS encoding electron transfer flavoprotein subunit alpha/FixB family protein, whose protein sequence is MKKGLPAHFKDYRHVWVFIELERGHVHPVSFELLGEGRKLADKLGVQLAGVVLGPPGEATWFAIAEAFAYGADLAYIVETPLLADYRNEPFTKALTDLVATHKPEILLLGATTLGRDLAGSVATTLLTGLTADCTELDVDADGSLAATRPTFGGSLLCTIYTLNCRPQMATVRPRVMAMPQRGNNQVGRVVQHEVPMVEEEIVTKVLGFLSDGQSAKANLAYADVVVAGGLGLGAAENLKLVKNLARAIGAEYGCSRPLVQKGWMPADRQIGQTGKTIRPKLYIAAGISGAIQHRVGVEGADLIIAINTDRNAPIFDFAHLGAVTDAIRFLPSLTELFTHRLSPHSRDKLAN, encoded by the coding sequence ATGAAGAAGGGACTGCCCGCGCATTTTAAGGACTATCGGCACGTCTGGGTCTTCATCGAGCTGGAGCGCGGCCATGTCCATCCCGTCTCCTTCGAACTGCTCGGTGAAGGCCGCAAGCTCGCCGACAAGCTGGGCGTCCAGCTCGCCGGCGTCGTTCTCGGACCGCCGGGAGAGGCCACCTGGTTTGCCATCGCCGAGGCCTTTGCTTATGGCGCCGACCTTGCCTACATCGTCGAGACCCCACTGCTCGCCGACTACCGGAACGAGCCTTTCACCAAAGCATTGACGGATCTGGTTGCTACCCACAAACCCGAGATTCTGCTTTTAGGTGCGACGACGCTCGGCCGCGATCTGGCCGGTTCCGTGGCGACGACCTTGTTGACAGGGCTCACGGCGGACTGCACCGAACTCGATGTGGATGCGGACGGCTCCCTCGCGGCGACCCGGCCGACCTTCGGCGGCTCCCTGCTATGCACAATCTACACGCTCAACTGCCGGCCGCAGATGGCAACAGTGCGACCGAGGGTCATGGCCATGCCGCAGCGCGGGAATAATCAGGTCGGGCGCGTCGTTCAACACGAGGTGCCGATGGTCGAGGAAGAGATCGTCACCAAAGTCCTCGGCTTCCTGTCCGATGGCCAGTCGGCAAAGGCCAATCTCGCCTATGCCGATGTCGTGGTTGCCGGAGGCCTCGGTCTCGGCGCGGCGGAAAACCTGAAGCTTGTGAAGAATCTCGCGCGGGCGATCGGGGCCGAGTATGGCTGTTCGCGCCCGCTCGTTCAGAAGGGCTGGATGCCGGCTGATCGGCAGATCGGCCAAACTGGCAAAACGATCCGGCCGAAGCTCTACATAGCGGCCGGCATTTCCGGCGCCATCCAGCATCGCGTTGGCGTCGAGGGAGCTGATCTCATTATAGCGATCAACACCGACCGCAACGCGCCGATCTTCGATTTCGCGCACCTCGGCGCCGTCACCGATGCGATCCGTTTCCTGCCGTCATTGACGGAACTCTTCACCCATCGGCTGTCGCCGCACAGTCGCGATAAGCTTGCGAACTGA
- the nifB gene encoding nitrogenase cofactor biosynthesis protein NifB — protein MSAPTISLESLTSTTSLDQLLATAKSSGCTSSSCGASTKPDDMDSAIWAKIKDHPCYSEEAHHYFARMHVAVAPACNIQCNYCNRKYDCANESRPGVVSEKLTPDQALRKVIAVANEVPQLSVLGIAGPGDACYDWKKTKATFERIAREIHDIKLCISTNGLALPDHVAELVDMNVDHVTITINMVDPEIGAKIYPWIFYDNRRYTGIEAARILHERQMLGLEMLTARGILTKVNSVMIPGVNDEHLIEVNKWVKERGAFLHNVMPLISDPAHGTYYGLTGQRGPRALELKALQDRLEGGAKLMRHCRQCRADAVGLLGDDRGQEFTLDQIPGEITYDARKREAYREVVARERGDHVAAKSEAIEIVKAACGGSLHVAVATKGGGRINEHFGHAKEFQVYEASPKGITYVAHRKVEQYCRGGVGEEATLDGVIAALDGIDVVLCAKIGECPKNQLMEAGIRATDAYGYDYIETAIGALYAAKFGVELLAATA, from the coding sequence ATGTCTGCACCGACGATTTCGCTTGAGAGCCTGACCAGCACGACATCCTTGGATCAATTGCTGGCGACCGCGAAGTCCAGTGGTTGCACATCCTCATCCTGCGGCGCGTCCACAAAGCCGGATGACATGGACTCGGCTATCTGGGCGAAGATCAAGGATCATCCCTGCTATTCAGAAGAAGCCCACCACTATTTCGCGCGCATGCACGTCGCGGTCGCACCAGCCTGCAATATTCAGTGCAACTACTGCAATCGTAAATATGACTGCGCCAACGAAAGCCGGCCTGGAGTCGTCTCGGAAAAGCTGACGCCAGACCAGGCGCTGCGCAAGGTCATTGCGGTCGCCAACGAAGTGCCGCAGCTTTCCGTGCTCGGCATCGCCGGACCAGGCGATGCCTGTTACGACTGGAAGAAGACGAAGGCAACGTTCGAACGAATCGCCAGGGAGATCCACGACATCAAGCTGTGCATCTCCACCAACGGGCTTGCGCTGCCGGATCACGTCGCCGAGCTTGTCGACATGAATGTCGATCACGTGACAATCACCATCAACATGGTCGACCCGGAAATCGGCGCAAAGATCTATCCTTGGATCTTTTACGACAACCGCCGCTACACCGGCATCGAAGCCGCCAGAATCCTGCACGAGCGGCAGATGTTAGGCCTGGAAATGCTGACTGCGCGCGGCATCCTCACCAAGGTCAATTCGGTGATGATCCCAGGCGTCAACGACGAGCACCTGATCGAGGTGAACAAATGGGTCAAGGAGCGGGGCGCGTTCCTGCACAATGTTATGCCGCTGATTTCCGATCCGGCCCACGGCACCTACTACGGCCTGACCGGACAGCGTGGCCCTCGGGCGCTCGAATTAAAGGCGCTACAGGATCGTCTTGAAGGCGGCGCAAAGCTGATGCGCCATTGCCGGCAGTGCCGGGCCGATGCAGTCGGCCTGCTCGGCGATGATCGCGGCCAAGAATTCACCCTCGACCAAATTCCCGGCGAGATCACCTACGACGCCCGCAAGCGCGAGGCATATCGGGAAGTGGTCGCGCGCGAACGAGGCGATCACGTGGCGGCCAAGAGCGAGGCGATCGAAATAGTCAAAGCAGCCTGCGGCGGGTCCCTCCACGTCGCGGTGGCGACGAAGGGCGGCGGCCGCATCAACGAACACTTCGGCCACGCGAAGGAATTCCAGGTTTATGAAGCTTCGCCGAAAGGAATCACCTACGTCGCGCATCGTAAGGTCGAGCAGTATTGCCGTGGAGGCGTGGGCGAGGAAGCCACCCTCGACGGCGTCATCGCTGCGCTCGATGGCATTGACGTCGTGCTGTGCGCCAAGATCGGGGAGTGCCCTAAGAATCAGCTCATGGAGGCTGGAATCCGAGCAACGGACGCTTATGGCTACGACTACATCGAGACCGCCATCGGCGCCCTTTACGCCGCCAAGTTTGGGGTCGAACTGCTAGCGGCGACGGCGTGA
- a CDS encoding FAD-binding protein: MTEEKFDAIVIGAGMSGNAAAYTMASRGLKVLQLERGEYAGSKNVQGAIMYANMLEKIIPDFRDDAPLERHLIEQRFWMMDDTSHTGMQYRSDDFNETNPNRYTIIRAQFDKWFSRKVREAGTTLLCETTVTELAHDTEGKVIGVRTDRAGDVILADVVVLAEGVNGLLGTRAGLRQTPKPETVALAVKEMHFLAEEVIDQRFGLKANEGCVIEAAGTISRNMAGLAFLYTNKESISIGIGCLVSEFAATMESPYDLLENFKNHPSVRPLIAGSEVKEYAAHLIPEGGYKAIPPLFGNGWVVVGDAAQLNNAVHREGSNLAMTSGRIAGEAIVQIKNRGKPMIKENLALYKSMLEKSFVIKDLRKYKDMPALLHTNSRNFFTTYPKLLSQAAQNFMRVDSTPKIEKERATTAAFIKARSRWGLVSDAVRFAFAWR, translated from the coding sequence ATGACCGAGGAAAAGTTCGACGCCATTGTTATCGGGGCCGGCATGTCCGGCAACGCAGCTGCTTACACCATGGCAAGCCGCGGGTTGAAGGTGCTGCAGTTGGAGCGGGGCGAATATGCGGGATCTAAGAATGTCCAGGGCGCCATCATGTACGCGAACATGCTGGAGAAAATCATCCCGGATTTCCGAGATGACGCGCCTCTCGAGCGCCATTTGATCGAGCAGCGCTTCTGGATGATGGACGACACGTCCCACACCGGGATGCAATACCGGTCGGATGACTTCAATGAGACGAACCCCAACCGCTACACGATCATTCGCGCCCAATTCGACAAATGGTTTTCGCGCAAGGTGCGCGAGGCCGGAACAACGCTTCTGTGCGAGACGACTGTGACGGAACTCGCCCACGACACAGAGGGCAAGGTGATCGGCGTCCGCACCGACCGTGCCGGCGACGTGATCCTCGCTGACGTGGTCGTTCTCGCAGAAGGCGTCAACGGGCTGCTTGGCACGCGGGCTGGTTTGCGTCAGACGCCGAAACCCGAAACCGTGGCGCTCGCCGTCAAGGAAATGCATTTCCTGGCCGAAGAGGTGATTGACCAGCGGTTCGGCCTTAAGGCCAATGAAGGCTGCGTCATCGAGGCAGCTGGTACTATCTCCCGCAACATGGCCGGGCTCGCCTTCCTCTATACCAACAAAGAGTCGATCTCGATCGGCATCGGCTGCCTCGTCTCCGAATTCGCCGCGACAATGGAAAGTCCTTATGACCTGCTCGAAAACTTCAAGAACCATCCATCGGTCCGGCCGCTGATCGCGGGTTCGGAAGTCAAGGAATATGCCGCTCATCTCATTCCGGAAGGTGGCTACAAGGCAATCCCGCCGCTCTTTGGCAACGGCTGGGTCGTCGTCGGCGACGCGGCGCAGCTCAACAATGCCGTGCACCGCGAGGGATCCAATCTCGCCATGACGTCGGGGCGCATCGCCGGCGAAGCTATCGTCCAGATCAAGAATCGCGGCAAGCCGATGATCAAGGAGAACCTCGCCCTTTACAAGTCGATGCTGGAGAAGTCATTTGTCATCAAAGACTTGCGGAAATACAAGGACATGCCTGCCCTGCTGCACACCAATTCCCGCAATTTCTTCACGACCTATCCAAAATTGCTGTCGCAGGCCGCGCAGAACTTCATGCGAGTGGACAGCACCCCGAAGATCGAGAAGGAACGGGCGACGACGGCCGCCTTCATCAAGGCGCGCTCGCGCTGGGGGCTGGTCAGTGACGCAGTCCGCTTTGCATTCGCCTGGCGCTGA
- a CDS encoding ferredoxin family protein: MTIAVTNIRVEDKLYQNRYVVDSGRPHIKVRPHQSPSVNLYALTSVCPAKCYELNDQGQVEITTDGCMECGTCRVLCEASGEIEWNYPKGGFGVLFKFG, encoded by the coding sequence ATGACGATCGCAGTGACCAACATACGCGTAGAGGACAAGCTTTACCAAAACCGCTATGTGGTCGATTCAGGCCGCCCGCACATTAAAGTGCGACCGCACCAGTCCCCGAGCGTAAATCTGTACGCCCTGACGAGTGTCTGCCCGGCCAAATGCTATGAATTGAACGACCAGGGCCAAGTGGAGATCACAACCGACGGGTGCATGGAGTGCGGCACGTGCAGAGTACTGTGCGAGGCAAGTGGTGAGATCGAGTGGAATTACCCAAAAGGCGGCTTTGGTGTTCTCTTCAAGTTCGGGTAA
- the nifS gene encoding cysteine desulfurase NifS has translation MRSIYLDNNATTRVDPEVVDAMLPFFTDQFGNPSSTHAFGSSVGVAVRKARRQLQALIGAEFDHEIAFTSGGTESDNAAILSALEVMPDRTEIVTSAVEHSAVLTLCAHLEKTRGVKVHRIPVDRHGRLDLDAYGTALTHHVAIVSMMWANNETGTIFPVAMLAEMAKKIGALFHTDAVQAVGRVPIDLQSSAIDMLSLSGHKLHGPKGVGALYLKRGVPFSSLIKGGHQERDRRAGTENTPGIVGLGKAAELALKFMDDANTRLKSLRDRLEKGVLQRVPDTFVTGDRLERLPNTANIAFQHVEGEGMLLLLNRCGIACSSGSACTSGSLEPSHVLRAMDIPHAVAHGTIRFSFSRDNCDEDVDRVLEVIPSIVEKLRDVSRTGPRHEALQSHLR, from the coding sequence ATGAGATCTATCTATCTCGATAACAATGCAACGACGCGAGTCGATCCTGAAGTGGTTGACGCGATGCTGCCGTTCTTTACGGATCAATTCGGAAATCCTTCGTCGACGCACGCTTTTGGCTCCTCCGTCGGCGTGGCGGTGAGGAAGGCGCGCCGGCAGTTGCAAGCGCTGATCGGCGCGGAGTTCGATCATGAGATCGCATTCACGTCGGGCGGGACGGAAAGCGACAATGCGGCGATCCTTTCGGCGCTCGAGGTAATGCCTGACCGCACAGAGATCGTGACTTCCGCAGTCGAGCATTCAGCCGTACTGACGCTGTGCGCCCATCTTGAGAAGACGCGCGGTGTCAAGGTGCACAGGATCCCCGTGGATCGTCATGGCCGACTCGATCTTGACGCTTACGGGACCGCCCTCACTCATCACGTGGCAATCGTTTCGATGATGTGGGCGAACAACGAGACGGGTACGATTTTCCCTGTGGCCATGCTTGCCGAGATGGCCAAGAAAATCGGCGCACTTTTCCACACGGACGCGGTCCAGGCGGTCGGTAGGGTTCCAATTGACCTGCAATCGAGTGCAATTGACATGCTGTCGTTATCCGGACACAAGCTACATGGGCCAAAAGGTGTCGGCGCACTCTATCTAAAACGGGGCGTGCCCTTCTCCTCGCTAATCAAGGGAGGCCATCAGGAGCGCGACCGACGCGCGGGTACAGAGAACACGCCCGGGATTGTAGGTCTAGGCAAGGCTGCCGAACTCGCCTTGAAATTCATGGACGACGCGAACACGCGGTTAAAGTCGCTTCGAGACCGCCTGGAGAAAGGCGTTCTCCAGCGTGTTCCAGACACTTTCGTTACCGGCGATCGGCTGGAGCGGTTGCCGAACACGGCGAACATCGCCTTCCAACATGTCGAAGGCGAAGGTATGCTTCTTCTTCTCAATCGCTGTGGCATTGCCTGCTCCTCCGGCTCTGCCTGTACCTCCGGTTCGCTGGAGCCGAGCCATGTCTTGAGGGCGATGGACATTCCTCATGCTGTTGCACACGGGACAATCCGCTTCTCATTCTCACGCGATAACTGTGACGAAGATGTCGACCGGGTGCTCGAAGTTATACCTAGCATCGTGGAGAAGCTGCGGGACGTTTCCCGTACTGGGCCACGTCACGAGGCCCTACAATCCCATCTGCGCTGA
- a CDS encoding glycosyltransferase family protein, with translation MHILMFGKMPPIQGGVSKATWVAAIDLVTAGHTVTFISNSMGYGFRQMASASGIEATIARFAGKLEIRQVEAVPGLSYIPWAPPYLSQLLGNALAAAKSRTPDLVIGWYLEPYGVAASIFGRLADTQVILRHAGSDLGRLKKVADLAPLYDHCLATASRVVASNNQEAMQILLDAGVRRESLVQARGRGSTIPSASLPDLTLRYLSKRRRLSSATTVSNATS, from the coding sequence ATGCATATTTTGATGTTCGGAAAGATGCCTCCTATCCAGGGGGGTGTTTCCAAGGCAACTTGGGTAGCGGCAATCGATCTTGTGACCGCGGGCCATACGGTAACCTTCATCTCTAACAGCATGGGTTACGGATTCCGGCAAATGGCGTCGGCATCCGGCATAGAGGCGACGATTGCTCGCTTCGCGGGAAAGCTTGAGATTCGGCAGGTTGAGGCGGTGCCAGGGCTCTCTTACATTCCATGGGCACCGCCGTATCTAAGCCAACTTTTGGGAAACGCGCTTGCAGCCGCAAAGTCGCGTACGCCCGACTTGGTGATTGGATGGTATCTTGAACCCTATGGCGTTGCGGCTTCGATCTTTGGTCGATTGGCCGACACGCAGGTGATATTGCGGCATGCGGGAAGCGATCTGGGCCGATTGAAGAAAGTTGCCGATTTAGCGCCACTCTATGACCACTGCTTAGCGACCGCAAGCCGTGTGGTGGCGAGCAATAACCAGGAGGCGATGCAGATTCTCTTGGATGCGGGCGTCAGACGAGAAAGCCTTGTCCAAGCTCGCGGCAGAGGCTCGACGATTCCTTCTGCGAGCCTACCGGACTTGACTTTGAGGTACTTGTCGAAGAGGCGGAGGCTTTCTTCAGCAACTACGGTTTCCAACGCGACTTCCTGA
- a CDS encoding electron transfer flavoprotein subunit beta/FixA family protein gives MHIVICIKQVPDSAQIRVHPVTNTIMRQGVPTIINPYDLFALEEALGLRDSHGGEVTVLTMGPPMAEDALRKALTYGADRAVLLTDRYFAGSDTLATSFALSHAIAKIGESFGTPDIVFTGKQTIDGDTAQVGPGIAKRLDLLQLTYVAKIASIDLNAREITVERRSEGGTQTLKSKLPCLVTMLEGTNEIRRGSLDDALRAARSQIVKWSAADAGIEDLTKCGLRGSPTVVKRVFAPPERAEKAEQIDTTEKTPRDLADELIAGIFSRQPGLENELAFNGGA, from the coding sequence ATGCACATCGTAATCTGTATCAAGCAGGTGCCGGATTCCGCACAGATACGTGTCCATCCGGTGACGAACACAATCATGCGTCAGGGTGTGCCAACCATCATCAACCCCTATGACCTCTTCGCCTTGGAGGAAGCCCTTGGATTGCGCGACTCTCATGGCGGCGAGGTCACCGTGCTCACCATGGGGCCGCCCATGGCAGAGGACGCGTTGCGCAAGGCGCTCACCTACGGTGCCGACCGCGCGGTACTCTTGACCGACCGCTATTTTGCCGGCTCCGACACGCTTGCGACCTCATTCGCTCTGTCTCACGCAATCGCGAAAATCGGAGAGTCCTTCGGCACGCCTGACATCGTCTTCACGGGCAAGCAGACGATCGACGGTGACACCGCCCAAGTCGGGCCCGGCATCGCCAAGCGGCTCGACCTCCTGCAGCTCACCTACGTCGCGAAGATCGCTTCCATCGATCTCAATGCGCGTGAGATCACGGTAGAGCGCCGCTCGGAAGGCGGCACGCAGACGCTGAAGAGCAAGCTTCCTTGCCTCGTTACCATGCTGGAAGGCACCAACGAGATCCGCCGCGGCTCGCTCGACGACGCGCTACGCGCCGCGCGCAGCCAGATCGTGAAGTGGAGTGCGGCCGACGCCGGCATCGAGGACCTCACCAAATGCGGCCTGCGTGGCTCGCCAACCGTCGTCAAGCGCGTCTTTGCACCTCCTGAGCGGGCGGAAAAGGCGGAGCAAATCGACACCACCGAAAAGACGCCGCGCGATCTCGCGGATGAGTTGATCGCCGGGATCTTCTCGCGCCAGCCGGGGCTGGAAAACGAACTCGCCTTTAACGGCGGCGCGTGA